Proteins encoded within one genomic window of Setaria italica strain Yugu1 chromosome IV, Setaria_italica_v2.0, whole genome shotgun sequence:
- the LOC101773499 gene encoding probable folate-biopterin transporter 2: MSPQPAPDLAEDKERETNVLIEAAPGSPAKAAEGDGPGRSLSPAAWLRMLTRELHWSFVLGVVATYGVSQGLGGGINRVASDYYWKDVQRVQPSVAQVYQGVTSIPWMVKPLWGLFTDVLPVAGYRRRPYFILAGFIGVIAMLIVSLHSKLHALFALLALMAGSASVAIADVTIDACVAENSILYPHLAADMISLNGFCSSVGGLIGFSISGFLVHAIGAQGALGLLTLPSALVILSGMLLKEVHIPNFPYGQAHKKFVEASGKMLTTLKCPEVWRPCVYMYMSLALSVDIQEGMFYWYTDRKSGLSFHEGFIGFMFAVGSVGSLVGVILYQNILKDRPFRSLLFSSQLLLSLSGMLDLILVLRLNLKMGIPDYYFAVIDEGVSKMINRVKWMPLLVLCSKLCPPGIEGTFYALLMSIDNIGGLTGSWIGGLLLHLLRITRTEFKNLWAAIMIRNVMRLLPLALLFLVPSSDPNSALLPSDLLNEDDDGEGHQMENIELTSLAVDKGSFPDKSPQERGNREGIDVEQDDDEVSLLANRG; this comes from the exons ATGTCGCCGCAGCCGGCCCCGGACCTCGCCGAGGACAAGGAGAGGGAGACCAATGTCCTCATCGAGGCGGCCCCGGGGTcgccggcgaaggcggcggagggcgacggCCCCGGCAGGTcgctgtcgccggcggcgtggctcCGGATGCTGACCCGGGAGCTGCACTGGAGCTTCGTGCTCGGCGTGGTGGCCACGTACGGCGTCAGCCaggggctcggcggcggcatcaaCCGCGTCGCGTCCGACTACTACTGGAAGGACGTGCAGCGGGTGCAGCCGTCGGTGGCGCAGGTGTACCAGGGCGTCACGTCCATCCCATGGATGGTCAAGCCGCTCTGGGGCCTGTTCACCGACGTgctccctgtcgccggataccGGCGCCGGCCGTATTTCATTCTTGCAG GCTTCATCGGAGTTATTGCAATGCTTATAGTCTCTCTCCACAGCAAGCTTCATGCACTGTTCGCCTTGTTGGCATTGATGGCCGGAAGTGCTAGTGTGGCGATAGCTGATGTTACTATAGATGCTTGTGTGGCGGAAAACAGTATATTGTACCCTCATCTTGCTGCTGACATGATAAGCTTAAATGGATTCTGTTCATCTGTTGGAGGTCTTATTGGATTCTCAATAAGTGGTTTTCTTGTTCATGCGATAGGGGCTCAA GGTGCCCTTGGCCTGTTAACTTTACCATCTGCCTTAGTCATTTTATCTGGAATGCTGCTAAAGGAGGTCCATATCCCCAACTTTCCATACGGGCAG GCTCACAAGAAGTTTGTAGAAGCGAGTGGAAAAATGCTAACAACCTTAAAATGTCCTGAAGTATGGCGGCCATGTGTTTACATGTACATGTCACTTGCTTTGAGTGTCGACATCCAAGAAGGAATGTTCTACTGGTACACAGACCGAAAGTCAGGGCTATCTTTTCATGAG GGATTCATTGGCTTTATGTTCGCAGTTGGGTCAGTTGGTTCTCTTGTTGGGGTTATACTTTATCAAAATATTCTCAAGGACCGCCCGTTTCGCAGCCTGCTTTTTTCAAGCCAGTTGTTGTTAAGCTTGTCAGGAATGCTAGATCTGATCTTGGTGCTTCGTCTAAATCTGAAAATGGGGATACCTGATTACTACTTTGCTGTGATCGATGAGGGGGTTTCCAAAATGATAAACCGTGTCAAATGGATGCCTCTTCTGGTGCTTTGCTCAAAGCTCTGCCCCCCTGGCATTGAGGGCACATTCTACGCGTTGCTCATGTCCATTGACAATATTGGCGGATTAACTGGATCATGGATTGGTGGACTGCTCCTTCATTTGTTGAGAATCACAAGAACAGAATTCAAGAACCTCTGGGCTGCTATAATGATTCGAAATGTGATGAGGCTGCTACCTCTGGCGCTGTTGTTCTTGGTGCCAAGTAGCGATCCAAACTCCGCTCTTCTTCCATCTGATTTGTTGAAtgaggatgacgatggcgaaGGTCACCAAATGGAGAATATTGAGTTAACCTCGCTTGCTGTAGACAAGGGCTCATTCCCTGACAAATCTCCCCAAGAACGCGGGAACCGGGAGGGCATTGATGTAGAGCAGGATGACGACGAAGTTTCGCTGCTTGCCAACAGGGGTTGA
- the LOC101773914 gene encoding uncharacterized protein LOC101773914, translated as MVQLPSSGKRHAEPAEAAMAPARRAAAAAAAAAVKLEVEELGADERGPLSKRAKAAQSAPPTPPQQQQDMYHNVLDEPSPLGLRLKKSPSLLDLIQMRLSQASNAGESSIDNSGSEPSKKKDNKSGVSAAGERLKASNFPANILKIGTWEYVSRYEGDLVAKCYFAKHKLVWEVLEGGLKSKIEIQWSDITALKATCPENGQGTLDVVLARPPLFFKETDPQPRKHTLWQATSDFTGGQASMHRRHFLQCPSTLLSKNFEKLVQCDQRLYQLSQQPEIILETPVFEPRCSIFEDPVESKCAGFTNLKDEHEALPGYSGSLSPCAGSSMSAKNEANDSIGMPAEYLPQTVGSGAGAVGLQAISRNVNGAAPEFNIPHWWSQLKVPGLRPSMSVDDLVNHLGNCISEHITSGNTALAKNEVPTKETLEEIAQYLLGDAQGPPVSASEERSLMARVDSLCCLIQKDTVPVAKPKPEPNDSGGIGVDASDGSDEEFSSAPTGKTTDAAELPAMSRKDSFGELLTNLPRIASLPQFLFKIPEDTEN; from the exons atgGTGCAGCTCCCGAGCTCGGGGAAGCGGCACGCGGAGCCGGCCGAGGCGGCCATGGCTCCggcgcggcgcgccgcggcggcggcggcggcggcggccgtgaagctggaggtggaggagttGGGGGCCGATGAGCGCGGCCCGCTTAGCAAGCGCGCCAAGGCCGCTCAGTCTGCTCCCCCGACGcctccgcagcagcagcag GATATGTACCACAATGTACTTGATGAACCTAGCCCGTTGGGCCTGCGGCTGAAAAAAAGCCCATCTCTGTTGGATTTGATTCAGATGAGGCTTTCTCAAGCATCCAATGCTGGAGAGTCTTCAATTGACAACAGTGGTTCAGAACCTTCCAAGAAGAAAGACAATAAATCTGGCGTGTCTGCAGCTGGCGAACGGCTAAAGGCTTCAAATTTTCCTGCAAATATATTGAAAATTGGTACATGGGAG TACGTATCACGGTATGAAGGTGATTTGGTGGCCAAGTGTTACTTTGCAAAGCATAAGCTTGTGTGGGAAGTTCTGGAAGGTGGTCTTAAGAGTAAGATAGAAATTCAGTGGTCAGATATTACTGCTTTGAAGGCAACTTGCCCCGAAAATGGACAAGGAACCTTGGATGTGGTG TTGGCCAGACCACCTCTATTCTTTAAAGAGACAGATCCTCAGCCGAGAAAGCACACATTGTGGCAGGCTACCTCAGATTTCACTGGTGGCCAAGCAAGTATGCACAG GCGGCATTTCCTGCAGTGCCCTTCAAccttgttgagcaagaattttGAGAAGCTTGTTCAGTGTGATCAACGGTTATATCAATTGAGCCAACAACCAGAGATCATATTAGAGACTCCAGTGTTTGAACCTAGGTGTTCAATATTTGAGGATCCGGTTGAATCAAAATGTGCTGGTTTTACTAATTTGAAAGATGAACATGAAGCTCTACCTGGGTATTCAGGTTCCTTGTCACCATGTGCTGGCTCATCCATGTCTGCTAAAAATGAAGCCAACGATTCCATTGGAATGCCAGCAGAATATCTTCCTCAAACAGTAGGCTCAG GAGCTGGTGCTGTAGGTCTGCAAGCTATCAGCAGAAATGTGAACGGTGCAGCTCCAGAATTCAATATTCCCCACTGGTGGAGTCAATTGAAGGTGCCTGGGCTTAGGCCATCGATGTCAGTGGATGATTTGGTAAACCACCTAGGTAACTGCATCTCAGAGCATATCACTTCAGGCAATACAGCACTGGCCAAAAACGAGGTGCCAACCAAAGAAACACTGGAGGAGATTGCTCAGTATCTTCTTGGTGACGCACAAGGCCCACCTGTCTCTGCCTCTGAAGAGAGATCACTGATGGCTAGGGTGGACTCCCTCTGCTGTTTGATTCAGAAAGACACAGTGCCAGTTGCCAAGCCAAAGCCTGAGCCAAATGACAGTGGCGGCATTGGCGTGGATGCCTCAGATGGTTCTGATGAAGAATTCAGTTCAGCACCAACAGGGAAAACTACAGATGCTGCCGAGCTGCCAGCCATGTCGAGAAAGGACTCTTTTGGGGAGCTCCTGACGAACCTCCCCCGCATCGCTTCACTACCGCAGTTCCTTTTCAAGATACCAGAGGATACTGAGAACTGA
- the LOC101774312 gene encoding AUGMIN subunit 3 — MSGAALCAALTELGFDGEDPLDADALEWPFQYEEARPLLAWICSCLRPSNVLSPSHLAQYEQLVEEGRLLEGEDLDSAFDSISAFSSKKDNQEAVFGSEETILDIREAKLAYRAEVFELQKQLARQQAQFDLLAGQASTLIQGRRARVSAMSAVSGELVSLDEILSSRNLEMNAVLGRIAATTQELAHYHSGDEESIYLAYSDFHPYVVGDLACTKQLNKWFSKQFEKGPFRLVAEEGKSKCSWVSLDDITNCLIRGDSEKSHHHQRVAELQRLRSIFATSERQWIEAQVENAKQQAILSILKAQVSSDEAHIHRDIHSLRRKGSELAGELSTLSQKVQAFVSETIPCLCSELAQLQGTYILQGDYDLKVMRQEYYINRQKTFINHLVNQLARHQFLKIACQLERKNIASAYSLLRVIESELQSYLSAVNTRLGHYNSLIQAASDVREQGAIDDRDTFLHAVRDLLCIHSNVQATVPTYMSAHALVQQISALQSDLLSLQSELENTLPADRKRFINELCTLIQTVEQLLFASSTTAEPILTPWPLMRALDDMENANAQVEVSVEEVTKARTQKIKIFENRAHEVGRERQIFVDFFCNPERLKNQVRELTSRVKALQD, encoded by the exons ATGAGCGGGGCGGCGCTGTGCGCGGCGCTGACGGAGCTGGGGTTCGATGGGGAGGACCCGCTGGACGCGGACGCGCTGGAGTGGCCGTTCCAGTACGAGGAGGCGCGCCCGCTGCTCGCCTGGATCTGCTCCTGCCTCCGCCCCTCCAACGTCCTCTCCCCATCCCACCTCGCGCA GTATGAACAACTTGTGGAAGAGGGAAGACTGTTAGAG GGTGAAGATTTGGACTCTGCTTTCGATAGTATTTCAGCCTTTTCGAGCAAGAAAGACAACCAAGAGGCAGTGTTTGGATCAGAAGAAACCATTCTTGATATCCG CGAAGCAAAACTAGCATATAGAGCCGAAGTTTTTGAGTTACAGAAGCAGCTTGCACGGCAGCAAGCACAGTTTGATTTGCTTGCAGGCCAAGCTTCTACTCTTATTCAAGGTAGAAGGGCACGTGTATCTGCTATGTCTGCAGTTAGTGGGGAACTAGTATCGTTAGATGAGATACTTTCTTCCAGAAACTTGGAG ATGAATGCAGTTCTTGGAAGAATTGCGGCTACTACCCAGGAACTGGCCCATTATCATTCAGGCGATG AGGAAAGTATATACTTGGCATATTCGGACTTCCACCCCTATGTTGTTGGCGACTTGGCTTGTACGAAACAGCTAAATAAGTGGTTCTCAAAGCAATTTGAGAAG GGGCCATTTCGACTTGTTGCAGAGGAGGGGAAATCCAAATGTTCCTGGGTTAGTCTTGATGACATCACTAATTGCTTGATAAGAG GAGATTCTGAAAAATCTCATCATCACCAGCGTGTAGCTGAGTTGCAACGGCTTCGTTCCAT ATTTGCTACAAGTGAAAGACAGTGGATTGAAGCACAAGTTGAGAATGCTAAACAGCAAGCCATACTCTCTATATTGAAAGCTCAAGTGTCATCCGACGAGGCTCATATACATAGGGACATCCATTCTCTCAG GAGAAAAGGTTCTGAGCTTGCTGGAGAGCTCTCAACACTTTCTCAAAAGGTGCAAGCTTTTGTATCTGAG ACGATACCATGCCTCTGTTCAGAACTTGCTCAACTTCAAGGCACATATATTTTGCAAG GGGATTATGATTTAAAGGTCATGCGCCAGGAGTACTACATTAACAGGCAAAAGACG TTCATCAATCACTTGGTTAATCAGCTCGCCAGACACCAGTTTCTGAAGATTGCTTGCCAACTTGAAAGGAAGAATATAGCTAGTGCTTACTCATTGCTTCGAGTAATAGAATCTGAGCTCCAGAGCTACCTCTCAGCAGTCAATACCCGTTTG GGCCATTATAATTCATTAATTCAAGCTGCATCTGATGTAAGAGAACAAGGAGCAATTGATGATCGTGACACTTTCCTCCATGCAGTGCGAGATCTCCTATGTATTCACTCAA ATGTCCAAGCAACAGTGCCAACATACATGTCAGCACATGCATTGGTTCAGCAGATATCAGCTCTTCAATCTGACTTGCTTTCTCTTCAGTCTGAGCTGGAGAATACCCTTCCAGCTGACCGGAAAAGATTTATCAATGAGCT ATGCACTCTGATTCAAACTGTGGAACAGCTTTTGTTTGCATCATCAACAACTGCAGAACCGATATTGACACCTTGG CCACTGATGCGGGCGCTTGATGATATGGAAAATGCAAACGCTCAAGTTGAAGTTTCTGTGGAAGAAGTAACAAAGGCTCGCACCCAGAAGATAAAG ATCTTCGAGAATCGTGCTCATgaggtggggagggagaggcAAATATTCGTTGATTTCTTCTGCAACCCCGAGCGCCTCAAGAATCAAGTCCGAGAGCTGACCTCCCGCGTGAAAGCTCTCCAGGActag